A genomic region of Brevibacillus sp. JNUCC-41 contains the following coding sequences:
- a CDS encoding Cof-type HAD-IIB family hydrolase: MIKTIAIDMDGTLLNKMQKVSEENKHAIQKAQSEGVEVIIATGRSYVEARFALDEAGIVCPVICVNGAAIFTEDGKIAASNPMSAATAKMVAEFLEEQGIYFEIYTSQGIYSKDYENAISVLVDVFVTANPDIDPEDMRKYAEQRLQLGQVTSISDYSELFSRSNEEYYKILSFSKDLTLLNQIASKLKGQGVTVTSSGRENVEIMSETAQKGTALETYVNGKSGSMQETMAIGDNYNDISMFERVGLSVAMGNAPLEIKKLCDEVTGRNDEAGVAEAILKVLKQSAY; the protein is encoded by the coding sequence TTGATAAAGACGATTGCGATTGATATGGACGGAACATTGCTAAACAAAATGCAAAAGGTCAGTGAGGAAAATAAACATGCCATCCAGAAGGCGCAAAGCGAGGGTGTGGAAGTGATCATTGCTACTGGAAGATCTTATGTGGAAGCTAGGTTCGCCTTGGATGAAGCAGGCATCGTTTGCCCTGTCATCTGTGTAAATGGTGCGGCCATCTTCACGGAGGACGGAAAAATTGCCGCTTCCAATCCAATGTCAGCTGCCACTGCCAAAATGGTCGCTGAATTCCTCGAAGAACAAGGGATTTATTTCGAAATATATACGAGCCAAGGGATTTATTCTAAAGACTATGAAAATGCAATATCTGTTTTGGTTGATGTATTCGTTACAGCGAATCCTGACATTGACCCTGAGGACATGCGGAAATATGCAGAGCAGCGTTTACAGCTTGGACAGGTAACTTCCATTTCCGATTATTCCGAGTTATTCAGCCGTTCGAATGAGGAATATTATAAAATCCTCAGCTTCTCAAAGGACTTAACTTTATTAAATCAAATTGCTTCGAAATTGAAAGGACAGGGAGTTACAGTCACTTCATCGGGTCGTGAAAATGTGGAAATCATGAGTGAAACAGCCCAAAAAGGTACGGCATTAGAAACATATGTGAATGGAAAATCCGGCTCGATGCAGGAAACGATGGCTATCGGGGATAATTATAATGATATATCCATGTTTGAACGGGTAGGTTTGTCTGTCGCAATGGGAAATGCCCCGCTCGAAATTAAAAAACTGTGTGATGAAGTAACTGGCAGGAATGATGAAGCCGGTGTCGCGGAGGCCATTTTAAAGGTGCTTAAACAGTCAGCCTATTAA
- a CDS encoding PQQ-dependent sugar dehydrogenase: MKKSLFFFLMATLILTGCTMNDGDSKPQTNPDNEVTGTLGEDPDVLVTNLQAPWSIQKNGDTMYVSERAGTIVEWDEDKMIRQKVNLKKTLSAKAEAGLLGFLLAPDFSKSGQAFAYYTYEEDGDSINRIVILEKNDDKWQEMKTLIDGIPSGDYHHGGRIKIGPDDKLYATTGDARKAEIAQDLDSLGGKILRMNLDGTIPKDNPFGNSYVYSYGHRNPQGLAWDAAGQLYESEHGNSAHDELNKIDPGKNYGWPDIEGEEQKPDMVTPLIHSGENTWAPSGMAHFDGKLYFAALRGEALKSYDVKSGKLTNIITGSGRIRDVFVDEEFLYFISNNTDGRGNPDEKDDKLYRLPLSSLKGNMP; the protein is encoded by the coding sequence TTGAAAAAATCGCTCTTTTTTTTCCTTATGGCTACATTGATTTTAACTGGATGTACCATGAATGATGGCGACAGCAAACCCCAGACGAATCCTGACAATGAAGTGACGGGCACTTTAGGGGAAGACCCGGATGTGCTGGTAACGAACCTGCAGGCCCCATGGTCGATCCAGAAGAATGGCGACACAATGTATGTGTCAGAGCGGGCAGGAACAATCGTTGAATGGGACGAGGATAAGATGATACGGCAAAAGGTCAATCTTAAAAAGACATTGTCAGCTAAAGCGGAAGCCGGGTTGCTTGGATTTTTGCTAGCTCCCGATTTCTCTAAGAGCGGGCAAGCCTTCGCCTATTATACCTATGAAGAAGACGGGGACTCCATCAATCGAATCGTCATTTTAGAAAAAAATGATGATAAATGGCAGGAGATGAAGACCTTAATCGACGGAATACCAAGCGGGGACTACCACCATGGCGGCAGGATCAAGATTGGACCGGATGATAAGCTATACGCAACAACAGGCGATGCAAGAAAGGCTGAAATCGCACAGGACCTGGATTCTTTAGGCGGGAAAATTCTGCGCATGAACCTGGATGGCACCATTCCGAAAGATAATCCTTTCGGGAATTCATACGTCTATTCATACGGTCACCGCAATCCACAGGGTCTGGCCTGGGATGCAGCAGGACAGTTATATGAAAGTGAACACGGAAATTCAGCACACGATGAATTAAATAAAATTGATCCAGGTAAGAACTATGGCTGGCCAGATATAGAGGGCGAAGAGCAAAAACCTGATATGGTAACACCATTGATTCATTCCGGTGAGAATACATGGGCTCCATCTGGCATGGCCCATTTTGACGGAAAGCTCTATTTTGCAGCTTTAAGGGGCGAAGCGCTTAAGAGTTATGATGTAAAAAGCGGAAAACTGACTAATATCATTACAGGCTCAGGAAGGATACGTGATGTATTCGTTGATGAGGAATTCCTTTATTTCATAAGCAATAATACAGACGGCCGAGGAAATCCTGATGAAAAGGATGATAAACTTTATCGTTTGCCACTATCTAGCTTAAAAGGAAATATGCCCTGA
- a CDS encoding MarR family winged helix-turn-helix transcriptional regulator, whose protein sequence is MSFNNGFFHHNLQFSRSFTKKLNEQLAKVDLFHSQWSIVYYLSQFGCSTLVEISTYLDVEKPTVTRTVNRLEELDLIEQVPGKDKRERRIQLTESGLRTYHEAKKVVEEFELQLMSGLAEEDREATLRTLIFLKEKLKQ, encoded by the coding sequence TTGTCCTTTAATAATGGTTTTTTTCATCATAACTTACAATTTTCGAGGTCATTTACCAAAAAGTTAAATGAACAATTGGCCAAGGTTGATCTTTTTCATTCCCAATGGTCGATTGTATATTATCTGAGTCAGTTTGGCTGTTCTACACTTGTTGAAATAAGCACATATCTAGATGTGGAGAAACCGACGGTAACCAGGACGGTAAACCGGTTGGAAGAACTTGATTTGATTGAACAAGTCCCAGGGAAAGATAAGCGGGAACGGAGAATACAGTTAACGGAGTCGGGTTTAAGGACTTATCACGAGGCCAAAAAGGTAGTTGAAGAATTTGAACTTCAATTAATGAGCGGTTTGGCTGAAGAGGATCGAGAGGCAACGTTACGAACGTTGATTTTCCTGAAGGAAAAATTAAAACAATAG
- the bshB2 gene encoding bacillithiol biosynthesis deacetylase BshB2 — protein MEKERHVLVIFPHPDDEAFSVSGTLALHREAGTPVTYLCLTLGEMGRNLGNPPFATRESLPKIRKKELIDAANAIGIQDLRMLGLRDKTIEFEDDEKLTSLFTDAINELNPSLIITFYPGYSVHPDHEATARAVVRAVERMEEKERPKLHCVAFSNNCIDELGQPDIIQDISAVEEKKVAAFTAHRSQTQAMVIDWKEKFENQDADFLDWIRKERLWTYKF, from the coding sequence TTGGAAAAAGAACGCCATGTATTAGTTATATTCCCACATCCCGATGATGAAGCCTTCTCGGTCTCCGGAACGCTTGCCCTTCATAGAGAAGCGGGCACTCCTGTCACCTATTTATGCTTAACTTTAGGAGAAATGGGACGTAATTTAGGAAACCCTCCATTTGCAACAAGGGAATCGCTACCTAAAATTCGTAAAAAGGAATTGATCGATGCAGCAAATGCGATTGGCATCCAAGATTTACGCATGCTTGGGTTGCGTGATAAGACGATTGAATTCGAAGATGATGAAAAGCTGACTTCATTATTTACCGATGCCATCAATGAATTGAACCCTTCATTGATCATTACGTTTTACCCAGGATACAGTGTCCATCCAGACCATGAAGCGACAGCACGTGCTGTGGTTCGGGCAGTGGAAAGGATGGAAGAGAAAGAGCGACCTAAACTTCATTGTGTCGCTTTCTCGAATAACTGCATTGACGAATTGGGACAGCCTGACATCATCCAGGATATCTCTGCCGTCGAAGAAAAAAAGGTAGCTGCATTCACTGCCCACCGTTCGCAAACGCAGGCAATGGTGATCGATTGGAAAGAGAAATTCGAAAATCAGGATGCAGATTTTCTGGACTGGATCCGCAAAGAACGATTATGGACCTATAAATTTTAA
- a CDS encoding MFS transporter yields MNHKPKLWTKDFLIVSSANFFLFLTFYVLMVTLTIYTMDNFHASQAQAGLASSIFVLGAVLVRPIAGKKIDKIGRRKMLLGSLVLFLVASIGYFLVNGLSLLLIDRLIHGFAFGLATTATGTIAADIIPNERRGEGTGYFAMSTNLAMAFGPFIGLLITQHFSYSIIFYAASLFAAFSLVASLFMNVPEGEKGGASTQKGFKISDYFEKRALPISIFIGFAGFTYSSILSYLTSFAKEMDLMDAASFFFVVFAVFLLASRPFTGRMFDVKGENAVIYPSLLLFAVGMVILSQSHHGITLLIAGALIGVGYGTFQSSCQAISIKEAPSNRMGLATSTFFTMYDFGIGVGPFLLGFLIPFTGFKGLFMGMSIFAFILIGIYFLAHGKKASARTKMQHEKRLSA; encoded by the coding sequence ATGAATCACAAACCGAAACTGTGGACGAAAGACTTCCTGATTGTCTCGTCTGCGAACTTTTTTTTATTTTTAACTTTTTATGTCTTGATGGTGACATTGACCATTTACACGATGGATAACTTTCATGCGTCGCAAGCACAAGCCGGACTTGCTTCAAGTATTTTTGTTCTCGGGGCTGTGCTTGTCAGACCGATTGCAGGGAAAAAAATTGACAAGATTGGCCGCAGAAAAATGTTGCTTGGATCGTTGGTTCTATTCCTGGTCGCATCCATTGGCTATTTCCTGGTGAATGGTTTATCCCTCTTATTGATTGACCGGCTTATTCACGGTTTTGCTTTTGGCCTTGCCACAACGGCGACTGGAACGATTGCTGCAGATATCATTCCGAATGAAAGACGCGGGGAAGGTACAGGTTACTTTGCCATGAGTACAAACTTGGCAATGGCATTCGGTCCGTTTATTGGATTGCTGATAACACAGCATTTCAGTTATTCCATCATTTTCTATGCAGCCTCCTTATTTGCCGCATTTTCTTTAGTTGCATCATTATTCATGAATGTGCCTGAAGGGGAAAAGGGTGGAGCTTCAACACAAAAAGGATTTAAAATCAGTGATTACTTTGAGAAAAGGGCACTGCCCATTTCCATTTTTATCGGATTTGCCGGATTTACCTATTCGAGCATTTTGTCCTATTTAACGTCTTTTGCAAAGGAAATGGATTTAATGGATGCGGCAAGCTTTTTCTTCGTCGTATTTGCTGTATTCCTTTTGGCGTCCCGTCCGTTTACAGGACGTATGTTTGATGTGAAGGGGGAAAATGCAGTCATTTACCCATCGCTCTTACTATTTGCCGTCGGTATGGTCATCCTCAGCCAATCCCATCACGGTATCACGCTTCTGATTGCCGGCGCCTTAATCGGAGTCGGATATGGTACGTTCCAATCAAGCTGTCAAGCGATTTCGATTAAGGAAGCTCCATCAAATCGGATGGGATTAGCCACATCCACGTTTTTTACAATGTATGACTTCGGTATTGGTGTCGGCCCGTTCCTATTGGGATTCCTTATTCCATTTACAGGGTTCAAAGGGTTATTCATGGGAATGTCGATCTTTGCATTCATACTTATTGGCATTTATTTCTTGGCGCATGGAAAAAAAGCTTCGGCAAGAACGAAAATGCAGCATGAAAAACGCTTGTCCGCCTAA